The following coding sequences are from one Triticum dicoccoides isolate Atlit2015 ecotype Zavitan chromosome 4A, WEW_v2.0, whole genome shotgun sequence window:
- the LOC119286489 gene encoding proteasome subunit beta type-4-like encodes MDATAAAAGGGDGTQRTLNPYVTGNSVIAMKYKDGVIMACDTGASYGSTLRYKSVERIKAVGKHSLIGGSGEFSDFQEILRYLDELTLNDHMWDDGNSLGPKEIHAYLTRVMYNRRNKFDPLWNSLVLGGVKKGPKGDEKYLGMVNMIGTHFEENHIATGFGNHMAIPILRGEWREDMTFEEAVKLIEKCLLVLLYRDRSSINKFQIAKITTEGSTIYPPYALKTNWGFAAFENPSKGAVGTW; translated from the exons ATGGACGcgaccgcggcggcggccggaggaggagatgGGACGCAGAGGACACT GAACCCTTATGTGACTGGTAACTCGGTGATTGCAATGAAATACAAGGATGGTGTGATCATGGCATGTGATACTGGAG CCTCCTATGGGTCAACTTTGCGATACAAGAGTGTGGAGCGTATCAAGGCGGTTGGAAAGCATAGCCTTATTGGAGGGAGTGGGGAGTTCAGTGATTTCCAGGAGATTTTGCGCTATCTGGATGAATTAAC TTTGAATGATCATATGTGGGATGATGGGAACTCATTGGGCCCCAAGGAAATCCATGCCTACCTGACAAGAGTAATGTACAACAGGCGCAATAAGTTTGACCCTCTATGGAACTCCCTGGTGCTTGGTGGAGTGAAAAAGGGCCCAAAGGGCGATGAGAAGTATCTTGGCATG gttAACATGATTGGTACACACTTTGAGGAGAACCACATTGCCACTGGATTTGGGAACCATATGGCAATCCCAATACTTCGTGGTGAATGGCGCGAGGACATGACTTTTGAAGAAGCCGTTAAGCTGATTGAGAAGTGCTTGCTGGTCCTGCTGTACCGTGACCGGTCATCCATCAACAAATTCCAG ATTGCCAAGATCACGACCGAGGGATCAACCATCTACCCGCCGTATGCTCTGAAGACCAACTGGGGGTTTGCCGCCTTTGAGAACCCGTCCAAGGGTGCTGTAGGAACATGGTAG
- the LOC119286490 gene encoding U-box domain-containing protein 57-like isoform X1 — protein sequence MAQDHRTIKVARDEDLRSQIGSGGFYFDLVDFDRVRAFQVPADTTVILFMEELAKELGTPVKFQRVWLCQRRQNGTRRPSRPLNSKEKKLSIGRVFSADVKLFLEVLNPCSPRNLNREYLLVFLKFYDPEQTQLRYIGTLFVSCSSRPLDILPKLRSLAGFCADEEIELYEEIKFEPNVMCEALDIHHTFTVNQIENGDIICFQKRPKSCNQHLYPSVKLFLEHVHKLTKEGRKICALEEEIVEFRRLSDLNIAANLECTQLRHERDNAMLQVDEFRGQNDLVRLQIEEAKKECNQLRHELDNAMQQVNEFRGQNDLVRLQIEEAKKECNQLRHERDNAVRQIDALLNQNTVGRIQIEEAKMECSQLKHERDNAVRQVDELWDRNSQFILEFRFTCLEQATEHFKDLCKIGDTEYGCVYKGIINNTTVAIKLSKSESLFQQEVSVLRQGGRHANIVTFVGMCSEVSALVYEWLPKGNLEDRILCADDTPPLSWHIRTQIIGEVCCALLFLHSHKPNASVHGDLRPCNILIGADYRSKLYNFGMSTLFLQPGSCPPNLTARLPYTDPEFLTIGDLTPLSDVYSLGVVILRLLTGMPPLAIAKKVREAFQSDNLHLLIDKSAGDWPYTQAKQLALLGLRCVEMTREKRPHLTEVWTVVEALVRKPPAPSCPAHFICPILQEIMNDPQMASDGFTYEAEAIRRWLDGGSNRSPMTNLALPNRVLIPNRALRSSIQEYLQASVAKAVRSLNLNH from the exons ATGGCGCAGGATCATCGAACTATCAAG GTGGCGAGGGATGAAGATTTGCGGTCGCAGATTGGGAGCGGGGGCTTCTATTTTGATCTCGTCGACTTCGACAGAGTGCGGGCTTTCCAGGTCCCGGCTGACACCACCGTAATCCTTTTCATG GAGGAACTCGCAAAAGAACTTGGTACCCCTGTTAAGTTTCAACGCGTCTGGTTGTGCCAGCGACGGCAAAACGGAACACGCCGCCCTAGCAGACCATTGAATTCCAAAGAAAAGAAACTATCT ATCGGAAGGGTTTTTTCGGCTGATGTGAAGCTGTTTTTGGAG GTGCTCAATCCTTGTTCTCCACGAAATCTAAACAGGGAATATCTATTGGTGTTTTTAAAGTTCTATGACCCAGAACAAACACAGCTGCG ATATATCGGAACGCTGTTTGTGAGTTGTTCATCAAGGCCTTTAGATATTCTCCCAAAACTAAGAAGTTTAGCTGGTTTTTGTGCAGACGAGGAAATAGAATTGTATGAG GAAATCAAATTCGAACCAAATGTGATGTGTGAAGCCTTAGACATTCATCATACCTTTACAGTCAACCAG ATTGAAAATGGTGACATCATCTGCTTCCAGAAAAGACCCAAGTCATGCAACCAGCATTTATACCCTTCTGTTAAATTGTTCCTCGAACATGTTCATAAACTGACG AAAGAAGGAAGGAAGATATGTGCTCTAGAAGAGGAGATTGTTGAATTCAGACGTCTTTCTGATCTTAATATAGCGGCAAACTTGG AATGTACTCAGTTGAGACATGAACGAGACAATGCAATGCTACAGGTGGATGAGTTTCGGGGTCAGAATGATTTAGTTCGCCTTCAAATAGAAGAGGCAAAAAAAG AGTGTAACCAGTTGAGACATGAACTAGACAATGCAATGCAACAGGTGAACGAGTTTCGCGGTCAGAATGATTTAGTTCGCCTTCAAATAGAAGAGGCAAAAAAAG AGTGTAACCAGTTGAGACATGAACGAGACAATGCAGTGCGACAGATAGATGCATTACTGAATCAGAATACTGTGGGTCGCATCCAAATAGAAGAGGCAAAAATGG AATGTAGTCAGTTAAAGCATGAACGAGATAATGCAGTTCGACAGGTGGATGAATTATGGGATAGGAACTCTCAATTTATTCTCGAGTTCCGCTTTACATGTTTGGAACAAGCAACAGAGCATTTCAAGGACCTGTGCAAGATCGGGGACACTGAATATGGATGTGTGTATAAAGGCATTATAAACAACACTACGGTAGCAATCAAGCTGTCCAAATCCGAGAGTTTGTTTCAACAAGAG GTCTCTGTTCttcgtcaaggagggagacatgcaAACATTGTCACCTTTGTTGGAATGTGCTCTGAAGTTTCGGCTCTTGTGTACGAGTGGTTACCTAAGGGAAACCTTGAAGACCGCATTTTGTGTGCCGATGACACTCCACCTCTATCATGGCACATCCGTACACAGATCATCGGTGAGGTTTGCTGTGCACTACTCTTCCTTCATTCACACAAGCCTAATGCCTCGGTCCACGGTGATCTCCGGCCTTGCAACATCCTCATCGGTGCTGACTACAGAAGCAAGCTCTACAACTTTGGTATGTCCACCTTATTTCTCCAGCCTGGCAGCTGTCCACCAAACCTAACAGCAAGGCTTCCGTACACGGATCCGGAGTTCCTCACCATTGGGGACCTCACACCCCTTTCTGATGTCTACTCACTGGGTGTTGTTATCCTTCGCCTTTTGACTGGAATGCCCCCTTTGGCTATCGCAAAGAAAGTTAGAGAAGCATTTCAAAGTGATAACCTGCACTTGCTGATAGATAAATCAGCCGGGGACTGGCCTTACACACAAGCCAAGCAGTTAGCACTCCTTGGCCTTAGGTGTGTAGAAATGACGAGGGAAAAGCGGCCTCATCTGACTGAGGTTTGGACCGTTGTTGAGGCCCTGGTCAGAAAGCCTCCTGCACCCTCATGCCCTGCCCACTTCATTTGTCCAATCCTCCAG GAGATCATGAACGATCCTCAAATGGCATCAGATGGATTTACCTATGAAGCGGAAGCCATAAGACGCTGGCTTGATGGCGGGAGCAATAGGTCTCCGATGACGAACTTGGCACTTCCAAATCGTGTTCTCATCCCTAATCGCGCCCTCCGTTCTTCCATCCAGGAGTACCTTCAGGCGTCAGTAGCGAAGGCAGTCAGGTCCCTGAACCTCAATCATTGA
- the LOC119286490 gene encoding U-box domain-containing protein 57-like isoform X2, giving the protein MAQDHRTIKVARDEDLRSQIGSGGFYFDLVDFDRVRAFQVPADTTVILFMEELAKELGTPVKFQRVWLCQRRQNGTRRPSRPLNSKEKKLSIGRVFSADVKLFLEVLNPCSPRNLNREYLLVFLKFYDPEQTQLRYIGTLFVSCSSRPLDILPKLRSLAGFCADEEIELYEEIKFEPNVMCEALDIHHTFTVNQIENGDIICFQKRPKSCNQHLYPSVKLFLEHVHKLTKEGRKICALEEEIVEFRRLSDLNIAANLECTQLRHERDNAMLQVDEFRGQNDLVRLQIEEAKKECNQLRHERDNAVRQIDALLNQNTVGRIQIEEAKMECSQLKHERDNAVRQVDELWDRNSQFILEFRFTCLEQATEHFKDLCKIGDTEYGCVYKGIINNTTVAIKLSKSESLFQQEVSVLRQGGRHANIVTFVGMCSEVSALVYEWLPKGNLEDRILCADDTPPLSWHIRTQIIGEVCCALLFLHSHKPNASVHGDLRPCNILIGADYRSKLYNFGMSTLFLQPGSCPPNLTARLPYTDPEFLTIGDLTPLSDVYSLGVVILRLLTGMPPLAIAKKVREAFQSDNLHLLIDKSAGDWPYTQAKQLALLGLRCVEMTREKRPHLTEVWTVVEALVRKPPAPSCPAHFICPILQEIMNDPQMASDGFTYEAEAIRRWLDGGSNRSPMTNLALPNRVLIPNRALRSSIQEYLQASVAKAVRSLNLNH; this is encoded by the exons ATGGCGCAGGATCATCGAACTATCAAG GTGGCGAGGGATGAAGATTTGCGGTCGCAGATTGGGAGCGGGGGCTTCTATTTTGATCTCGTCGACTTCGACAGAGTGCGGGCTTTCCAGGTCCCGGCTGACACCACCGTAATCCTTTTCATG GAGGAACTCGCAAAAGAACTTGGTACCCCTGTTAAGTTTCAACGCGTCTGGTTGTGCCAGCGACGGCAAAACGGAACACGCCGCCCTAGCAGACCATTGAATTCCAAAGAAAAGAAACTATCT ATCGGAAGGGTTTTTTCGGCTGATGTGAAGCTGTTTTTGGAG GTGCTCAATCCTTGTTCTCCACGAAATCTAAACAGGGAATATCTATTGGTGTTTTTAAAGTTCTATGACCCAGAACAAACACAGCTGCG ATATATCGGAACGCTGTTTGTGAGTTGTTCATCAAGGCCTTTAGATATTCTCCCAAAACTAAGAAGTTTAGCTGGTTTTTGTGCAGACGAGGAAATAGAATTGTATGAG GAAATCAAATTCGAACCAAATGTGATGTGTGAAGCCTTAGACATTCATCATACCTTTACAGTCAACCAG ATTGAAAATGGTGACATCATCTGCTTCCAGAAAAGACCCAAGTCATGCAACCAGCATTTATACCCTTCTGTTAAATTGTTCCTCGAACATGTTCATAAACTGACG AAAGAAGGAAGGAAGATATGTGCTCTAGAAGAGGAGATTGTTGAATTCAGACGTCTTTCTGATCTTAATATAGCGGCAAACTTGG AATGTACTCAGTTGAGACATGAACGAGACAATGCAATGCTACAGGTGGATGAGTTTCGGGGTCAGAATGATTTAGTTCGCCTTCAAATAGAAGAGGCAAAAAAAG AGTGTAACCAGTTGAGACATGAACGAGACAATGCAGTGCGACAGATAGATGCATTACTGAATCAGAATACTGTGGGTCGCATCCAAATAGAAGAGGCAAAAATGG AATGTAGTCAGTTAAAGCATGAACGAGATAATGCAGTTCGACAGGTGGATGAATTATGGGATAGGAACTCTCAATTTATTCTCGAGTTCCGCTTTACATGTTTGGAACAAGCAACAGAGCATTTCAAGGACCTGTGCAAGATCGGGGACACTGAATATGGATGTGTGTATAAAGGCATTATAAACAACACTACGGTAGCAATCAAGCTGTCCAAATCCGAGAGTTTGTTTCAACAAGAG GTCTCTGTTCttcgtcaaggagggagacatgcaAACATTGTCACCTTTGTTGGAATGTGCTCTGAAGTTTCGGCTCTTGTGTACGAGTGGTTACCTAAGGGAAACCTTGAAGACCGCATTTTGTGTGCCGATGACACTCCACCTCTATCATGGCACATCCGTACACAGATCATCGGTGAGGTTTGCTGTGCACTACTCTTCCTTCATTCACACAAGCCTAATGCCTCGGTCCACGGTGATCTCCGGCCTTGCAACATCCTCATCGGTGCTGACTACAGAAGCAAGCTCTACAACTTTGGTATGTCCACCTTATTTCTCCAGCCTGGCAGCTGTCCACCAAACCTAACAGCAAGGCTTCCGTACACGGATCCGGAGTTCCTCACCATTGGGGACCTCACACCCCTTTCTGATGTCTACTCACTGGGTGTTGTTATCCTTCGCCTTTTGACTGGAATGCCCCCTTTGGCTATCGCAAAGAAAGTTAGAGAAGCATTTCAAAGTGATAACCTGCACTTGCTGATAGATAAATCAGCCGGGGACTGGCCTTACACACAAGCCAAGCAGTTAGCACTCCTTGGCCTTAGGTGTGTAGAAATGACGAGGGAAAAGCGGCCTCATCTGACTGAGGTTTGGACCGTTGTTGAGGCCCTGGTCAGAAAGCCTCCTGCACCCTCATGCCCTGCCCACTTCATTTGTCCAATCCTCCAG GAGATCATGAACGATCCTCAAATGGCATCAGATGGATTTACCTATGAAGCGGAAGCCATAAGACGCTGGCTTGATGGCGGGAGCAATAGGTCTCCGATGACGAACTTGGCACTTCCAAATCGTGTTCTCATCCCTAATCGCGCCCTCCGTTCTTCCATCCAGGAGTACCTTCAGGCGTCAGTAGCGAAGGCAGTCAGGTCCCTGAACCTCAATCATTGA